The Deltaproteobacteria bacterium genome contains a region encoding:
- a CDS encoding S-adenosylmethionine decarboxylase, translated as MKNQTRGYGPHLMLDLNDCNPVILDDLNACFKLLNELPDKIGMTKITQPYVFRYSGLVPEDEGITGVTVIAESHISLHTYPRKNFVFVDLFSCKPFDVERAKDYIVQFFQSKSPAVHIQERGSAFARAIRLHHRDSHEI; from the coding sequence ATGAAGAACCAGACCCGTGGATACGGCCCCCATTTAATGCTGGATCTGAATGATTGCAATCCGGTAATCCTAGATGATCTTAACGCTTGCTTCAAACTGTTGAACGAGCTACCCGATAAGATCGGCATGACAAAGATAACCCAACCCTACGTGTTTCGATACAGCGGGCTGGTACCCGAAGATGAAGGGATTACCGGAGTGACCGTCATCGCCGAGAGTCATATCTCACTTCATACCTACCCAAGGAAAAACTTCGTATTTGTGGACCTGTTTTCATGCAAACCATTCGATGTGGAGAGAGCCAAGGACTATATCGTCCAATTCTTCCAGTCGAAGTCCCCCGCAGTTCACATACAAGAACGCGGCTCAGCCTTTGCCAGAGCCATCCGACTCCATCATAGGGATTCTCATGAAATTTAG
- a CDS encoding HU family DNA-binding protein, with translation MAPKDPGFRGNLYSDQQRRKVVTKTQLIEQIANEASISKDEAGRALDSLFDSIAEAIKEEDGRITLPGLGTFSKVYRKARQGVNPSTGEKITIKARHAMRFKPGKALKDAI, from the coding sequence ATTGCTCCCAAAGACCCTGGGTTTCGTGGAAACCTTTATTCTGATCAACAAAGGAGGAAAGTAGTGACAAAGACACAACTCATTGAACAGATTGCAAATGAAGCCAGCATCTCAAAGGATGAGGCAGGCAGGGCCCTTGACTCGCTTTTTGACAGCATCGCGGAGGCCATCAAAGAGGAGGATGGCAGAATCACACTCCCTGGTTTGGGCACGTTTTCAAAAGTTTATCGGAAAGCCCGTCAGGGAGTAAATCCCTCAACTGGTGAAAAAATAACCATTAAGGCCCGTCATGCGATGAGGTTTAAACCCGGCAAAGCCCTGAAAGACGCTATCTGA
- the speB gene encoding agmatinase has product MKFSVHPGAFGAVPEEFCRYETASIAILPVPYDGTSTWMRGSSRGPQALIDASANLELYDIETDSEVFKHGIVTLDPVSCPDDPEAMVTVVYERARRILQDGKFIVGIGGEHSISVGLVRATAEKFRNLSVLQFDAHSDTRSEYKGSPYNHACVMSRIGEICPYVQAGIRSMDSSELNRLNRDRTFFAHEIIKRSDVTRKMLKALTHNVYITIDLDVFDPSIMPSTGTPEPGGLDWYTLLGLVESVAREKDVIGMDVTELLPNPANRTSDFMAAKLVYRVLSMIFAKRKGS; this is encoded by the coding sequence ATGAAATTTAGTGTGCATCCTGGCGCTTTTGGCGCTGTTCCCGAAGAATTTTGCCGGTATGAAACGGCATCCATTGCCATTTTACCCGTTCCCTACGACGGCACATCCACATGGATGAGAGGCTCAAGCCGTGGACCCCAGGCTCTAATAGATGCCTCTGCCAATCTGGAATTATACGACATTGAAACCGATTCCGAGGTGTTCAAGCACGGCATTGTCACTCTGGACCCCGTTTCGTGCCCGGACGATCCGGAAGCAATGGTCACTGTTGTCTATGAACGTGCAAGGCGCATTTTGCAGGACGGGAAATTCATCGTTGGAATAGGTGGCGAGCATTCCATTTCGGTGGGATTGGTGCGCGCCACGGCAGAAAAATTCCGAAACCTATCCGTTCTTCAGTTTGACGCTCACTCTGATACGCGTAGTGAGTATAAGGGCAGCCCGTACAATCACGCCTGTGTTATGTCAAGAATTGGTGAAATCTGTCCTTATGTTCAGGCGGGCATTCGGAGTATGGATTCTTCCGAACTGAACAGATTGAATCGTGACCGGACGTTTTTCGCCCATGAAATTATTAAGCGTTCAGACGTAACCCGCAAAATGCTGAAGGCATTAACACACAATGTTTATATCACGATTGATTTGGACGTTTTTGACCCCTCCATTATGCCGTCCACCGGGACTCCGGAACCAGGGGGATTGGATTGGTATACTCTGCTGGGGCTTGTTGAATCAGTGGCAAGGGAAAAGGACGTGATCGGAATGGATGTGACTGAGCTATTGCCCAATCCTGCCAACAGAACATCGGATTTTATGGCCGCCAAATTGGTCTACCGGGTTTTAAGCATGATCTTCGCAAAGAGAAAGGGAAGCTGA
- a CDS encoding deoxyhypusine synthase, producing the protein MEKQDLLRKPIEHIDIKTFDARPIIERYALMAFQARNLASAADVYNRMLADHDCKIILTLAGSLFSAGLKHIVADMVDHNMVDVIVSTGAIIVDQDFFEALGFRHYMGSAFADDTALRELAIDRIYDTYIDEDELRVCDMAIAKIADMLPPGPYSSREFIHAMGAYLDREGLKAERSAIHSAYKKGAPIFVPAFSDCSAGFGLVYHQWHKKDGHVTIDSVRDFRELTEIKLAVKDTGIIMVGGGVPKNFTQDVVVATDILGEEKPMHKYAIQLTVADERDGGLSGSTLKEACSWGKVDLKYEQMVFGEATLTFPLLVSDAYHRGAWKKRAPGNLSNLFMK; encoded by the coding sequence ATGGAGAAACAAGATCTCCTAAGAAAACCGATCGAGCATATCGACATCAAGACGTTTGATGCCAGACCGATCATAGAGCGTTACGCTTTGATGGCCTTCCAGGCACGGAATCTTGCGAGTGCCGCGGATGTGTATAACCGTATGCTGGCAGACCACGACTGCAAAATTATCCTTACACTCGCAGGCTCTCTATTCAGCGCCGGCTTAAAGCATATAGTTGCGGATATGGTTGATCACAATATGGTGGATGTCATCGTATCTACGGGCGCAATCATCGTAGATCAGGATTTTTTCGAGGCGCTCGGTTTTAGACATTATATGGGGAGCGCATTCGCGGACGATACGGCGTTACGAGAACTTGCCATTGACCGGATCTACGATACGTATATCGACGAAGATGAACTGAGAGTCTGTGACATGGCCATAGCAAAAATTGCCGACATGTTACCTCCAGGACCGTATTCCTCCAGAGAATTCATCCATGCCATGGGAGCTTATTTGGACAGGGAAGGGTTAAAAGCGGAAAGATCCGCAATTCACTCTGCTTATAAGAAAGGGGCGCCAATCTTTGTCCCTGCATTTTCTGATTGCTCTGCTGGTTTCGGACTCGTGTACCATCAATGGCACAAGAAAGATGGGCATGTTACCATCGATTCCGTCCGGGACTTCCGTGAACTGACAGAGATCAAGTTGGCCGTCAAAGATACGGGCATCATCATGGTAGGTGGTGGGGTACCCAAGAACTTCACTCAGGACGTCGTGGTGGCCACAGATATCTTGGGTGAAGAAAAGCCCATGCATAAGTACGCCATACAGCTCACCGTGGCTGATGAGCGGGATGGGGGACTATCAGGGTCCACGCTGAAAGAGGCATGCTCCTGGGGTAAAGTAGACCTGAAGTACGAGCAGATGGTCTTTGGTGAAGCCACTCTTACGTTTCCTCTGCTTGTCAGCGATGCCTACCACCGAGGTGCCTGGAAGAAAAGAGCGCCCGGGAATCTGTCTAACCTTTTTATGAAGTAA